The genomic DNA CACATATTGTTTTTAAACATATAGTCCCACGAAATTGTATTCCGCGCGCTCAGGCTTCATCGCCCTCTCTTGAGTGTTTGAACACAGAAATACTTTATACAAAAACCGATTATAACAAATATGAATCTAACAAATATGTTGTAAAGAATTTTAAGGCAAGTACAAAAAAATCTCCTTTTAATAGACGAGCCATGACTTAGCTAAAACATGATTGAATACCGAAAGAATGAACTCGTTGAACTATCTGGAGATGGCCGAGGCCGAGCTTAAATATGACTAGACGACTTTAAGATTCGCCAAGTAGCTTACTCGACAAGTTGTGTCCTACGGCTGATGACGGAATTGCCCTTCGCTGATCTTGATGAGGTGATTCGACTACCATGGAGAatagttccaaaaaaaaaaaaaaaaaaaaccccagtAAATTATTGTCATGGCATTAATTTACAAACTCAATATCTCAGCCGTTAAAAGCCAGTTAGCGAATCGACGGCTATGGATCCGTGAACTCAGAAAGCTCATCGCATGCTCTGTTTCTTCACCTTAAAATTTGGGACCTccagaaataataaataactataacaaaaaaatgacatCTTTCAAAGACGATAATCCCGAGTCAAATTTATCAGTCAGTGAGTACTCTCATCACTGAATTctcaatttttgatttttttttttttctctaattttactctgttttttctttctcaattttaGGTGTTTAACGTGATGAAATTTGATTCTAATCATCGAAAACTTCAgtaaatttgaaaacttttaaggtttttttaaaaacaattctgTGGCTTTTCTTGTTGAACAATCCTGTTTCTGTAGTAGTTAGGGCTGAGATAAAATCATAAGAATCTGATCAaagctgagattttttttaatatttggtgAAACCCTGAGACGATTCTGGTCTTAGATTCAtagaaaatttccaaaaagttttgatttttagtgtGTATGAGTGTTGATTGATTCCGGTTCTAGAAGCCGTCATCTATTGTTTCTTCATCGGTTACTTTGAATCTTTGGTACGTAGTGAATTGTGTGTTTCAGATAGCTCTGCAGAGATTCTCAGTCTCAGTTAAGTTTTGCTCAATTCTGATCAGATTTGTCTTTACGTTTCAGGACTTCTAATGGAGGAAACAACAGAACGCCCATCTGTTTCATTTTCGTATTCACAATGGATGTCAAATGtaaacaaatcaacacaagAAGCTTACGAATCAAAGCCCATTTCACATTGGATTCTCTTGATCCTCAGTGGTGCAGCAATGCTTATAGCTTTCCCGGCTTCTAGTTTACTGTCACGTCTTTACTTTTCCAACGGTGGTAAAAGCAAATGGATCATCTCTTGGGTTGCTGTTGCTGGATGGCCAATCACTTGTCTCATCTTACTTCCTACATATATCTTTCAAAAGATCAAACCGACACCTCTCAGTGCAAAGCTTGTTCTCTCCTATGTTGTGCTTGGTTTCTTGAGTGCTGCAGATAACCTTATGTATGCTTATGCCTACGCGTATCTCCCTGCATCGacctcttctcttcttgcaTCTTCGTCGCTTGCCTTCTCCGCTTTGTTTGGCTATCTCATTGTTAAAAACCCGCTGAATGCTTCTGTTGTTAACTCCATCGTGATAATAACCGGTGCTATGGCTATAATAGCGTTGGATTCAAGCTCTGATCGGTACAGTTATATAACCAACAGCCAGTACTTTGCAGGTTTCTTTTGGGATATAATGGGGTCTGCGCTTCACGGGCTCATTTTCGCATTATCTGAGCTTCTCTTTGTGAAACTTCTTGGAAGAAGGTCTTTTCACGTTGCTTTGGAACAGCAAGTCATGGTTTCGCTTATAGCTTTCGCCTTTACCACTCTTGGAATGGTTGTGAGCAATGATTTCCAAGGGATGAGTCAAGAAGCTGAGAGTTTCAAAGGCGGCGAGTCTTTGTACACTCAGGTTCTTGTCTG from Camelina sativa cultivar DH55 chromosome 7, Cs, whole genome shotgun sequence includes the following:
- the LOC104702939 gene encoding probable purine permease 5 isoform X1 is translated as MTSFKDDNPESNLSVRLLMEETTERPSVSFSYSQWMSNVNKSTQEAYESKPISHWILLILSGAAMLIAFPASSLLSRLYFSNGGKSKWIISWVAVAGWPITCLILLPTYIFQKIKPTPLSAKLVLSYVVLGFLSAADNLMYAYAYAYLPASTSSLLASSSLAFSALFGYLIVKNPLNASVVNSIVIITGAMAIIALDSSSDRYSYITNSQYFAGFFWDIMGSALHGLIFALSELLFVKLLGRRSFHVALEQQVMVSLIAFAFTTLGMVVSNDFQGMSQEAESFKGGESLYTQVLVWSAVTFQLGVLGATAVLFLASTVMAGVLNAVRVPITSIAAVILMHDPMSGFKILSLILTCWGFSSYIYGSSSSNSSTQASSSS
- the LOC104702939 gene encoding probable purine permease 5 isoform X2, with the protein product MEETTERPSVSFSYSQWMSNVNKSTQEAYESKPISHWILLILSGAAMLIAFPASSLLSRLYFSNGGKSKWIISWVAVAGWPITCLILLPTYIFQKIKPTPLSAKLVLSYVVLGFLSAADNLMYAYAYAYLPASTSSLLASSSLAFSALFGYLIVKNPLNASVVNSIVIITGAMAIIALDSSSDRYSYITNSQYFAGFFWDIMGSALHGLIFALSELLFVKLLGRRSFHVALEQQVMVSLIAFAFTTLGMVVSNDFQGMSQEAESFKGGESLYTQVLVWSAVTFQLGVLGATAVLFLASTVMAGVLNAVRVPITSIAAVILMHDPMSGFKILSLILTCWGFSSYIYGSSSSNSSTQASSSS